GGCTCGACGCTCTTGCGCTCCCCGTCTCCCAGCAGGCCCATGGCATAGAGGGCGAACGAGCCACGCCGGCTCTCCTCGCCGAGCACGTCGCCGATTCGCTGGAAGTACCTCTCAAGCCGCTGCACGGTAGCGGCATTCATGATGGAGTCCATACCTACTTCATGAGTAGGACGCCGGGCGCACAACGCAATGGTAGCCAAGGGCGCGCAGCCCTCAGTCGCTCGCTCCCCCGCATACCCCTGACGCAGTAGTGCTAGCCACCGCCTAAGCGCGCTCCTGGAACGCGTGGAACTGGAACGGGTGTGGGCCGGGCGGTCCATCCGGATCCCGGCCGCGTCGCTGGAGGCGCTTCTCGCCCGGGGGCGTCGCTGGCGCGTGGCCGGTGGTTCCCGGTTCCTGGCCCTATAGCGGGAACCGAAACCGGACGAGCACTGCGCCTCGTCATCCCGTAAACCGAGGCCCGTGGGAGGCTGACGTGTGCCCCATCGGGCTGCACAATGAGTGCACCGGCGTGGCGCACAGTTCCTGGGCTCCTGTCAGCGGCTTTCCTCTGACTCTCAGCTCCAATCCGCTGTCCTCAACAGTGCCCCAATTTCTCTTATGCGCTGACCGCGTCGATTTCCTCGTGTACCCAAGGTCCCCGCCGAAGGCGGAAGCCGGAATGTCACCGACTGGTGAATCGCGAACCCGTTGCGGTACAGTCAAGACGCTGGTTGAAATACGAACAGGGAGTCCAGCCATGCCTCAATCTATCTTCCTCAGCTACGTGTACGAAGACCACAATCACCGAGACGATGTCATCCGCTGGTGCCAAGGGGGACGGTTGGGCTCCAACATGGTCACGGTGACGGAGAGTGAGGATGTAAGGCACCTGGGACAGACCGCCATCGAGAACCATCTGAAGCCCAAGATCCGGGGCGCTTCTATTGTACTCTGCCTAGTGGGCCAGAATACGCACAACCATGACTGGGTGCGATACGAGTTGGCGGTCGCCACCTCGCTCAACAAAAGGGTGTTCCTGGCGAGGATACCAGGTACTACTGGCGCTCCCCCCCAGGGCTTTGGACAACTCCTCCCCATCCCGCTGAACCCGGAGGCCATCGCCAAGGCCCTGGCATGATGACCTGAGCAAGGTCTCCAGGGAACGCTGGAACCTCGGTTGAAAGGAGCGCGGCGGCATGAGTGACTCAAGTGAGGACAAGCGCAAGCACCTTGAGTTGATTCAAGGGGTCATCAACCGGATGACGAGCAACTCCTCAAGCCTTAAGGGCTGGGCCGTCACGCTCGTCGCGGCACTCTTTGCGCTCTCATCGCAGGACGCGGATCAGCGCTATGCGTACATCGCACTTCTGCCTGCCTTTGCCTTCTGGATGCTGGACGCCTACTACCTTCAACAGGAGAAACTCTTCCGCGATCTCTACAACGACGTGCGGCAGAAGCCGGGTACCGACTACTCCATGGACACGAGCGGCTTTGCCAGGGAGAGCCTAAATGAGGCTGCGGCGCGCCCGGCGTTGGCGGCGTTCTATATTCCACTCCTGCTCGCTGTCATCGGCGTGCTGGTCTTCATCAACCTCAAGAAGGGAGCCTGACATCACGCAACCCTGTCTCGCTCAAGGAATGCCGAGATCCGCGAAGAGCTGCTTCATGACGAGCGGATAGGACTTGAGCTTCATCAAGTCGGAAGCACGAATGTCGCGGTGGTTTCCGGAGAATGCGCCCGGAGCCCCGGAGAGCAAGTCCTTCGCCGCAGGGAAGGATGCATCCCCAAGAGTCCCTGCCCTCATTAGTCCTTTGACCGGGTGAAGTCTGGTGGGCAGTAGCGGAACTTCGCTCGGGCCTTCGGCACGGTGAAGAGCCAGCGGATTCGGACCCGCTGGCGATTAGCCCACCTCGCCCATGCTCCCGTTTCGCGGCGGAGCTTATCGAGAGTGGGGATGCGTCGCTTGCCCAGACACTGACGTGAGAGAAGGGAAATCTCCACCTCCGCTTGGTTGAGCCAGCTTCCGTGCACAGGCGTGTAATGCACGGTGAATCGGCGCCAGAGCCGCCGACCTGCGCGCACCCCATACCGAACCTCGAGAGCGCGGCGGCTGTGGGTGCTGAGGTTGTCCATCACCAGGTGGATGGTGTCCGCGTCCGGGTACCTGTTCGCAATGTCCTGCAGAGCCTCGGCAAACGCCGGACTCTTCCTGTTCGGTGTCGCCTTCACGAAATGCCAGCCGGCCTTTGGCTCCACGGCACAGAAGAGGTTGGCCGTGCCGCACCGAAAGTAGGCGTAGTCCCGGCGTGCCTCGCGCCCGGGACATGCTGGTGAGGCAGGACGTACCCACTCCAGCAGCTGTACTGGTCTCTCATCGAAGCAGATGACGGGTTCAGTAGGACAGAGCGGCCGCTGGTACAGCTCCAGCACGTTCTCCATGCGCTCGGCGTACTGGGCGTCCAGCTCGGGCACGCACCACATTTTTTTCTCGCCACGGCATCAAGTCATGGCGCAGGAGGAGTTCGCGCACGGTTTCCCGGCCGACCTCCGGCACGATGCCCCGACGCACTGCCTCGTGCGCAATGAGACGCACCGTCCAGCGGGCGCGGCCCTCGGGTGGCGGTGCGCACACCATGGCCACTACCTCGCTGGCCTGCGTCTCGGTGAGGCGTCGTGCCGCACCTGGCCTGGGCCTCTCACGCAGAGCCGCGGCGAGCCCCGCCTCACGGTAGAGCCGCCGGACGGTGCGCACCGTGGTTTCGGTGACGCCCACCGCTTCGGCCGCGCCTACCACCGTCCACCCCTCAGACAGCAGTTGCAGCATCCGCGCTCGCCGCAACACCCGCACCGACTCCCGCCCCCGGTGCGTCAGCGCTTGCAGCGCTGCCCTGTCCGCCTGCTTCAGTTTCAACCCTCGGCTTCGCGTGTGCGCCCTCATACCTGGGCAACACGCGGGAGTTCGCGAGTTAATCTCCACCCGGTCAAAGGACTAGGGTGCCGTCTTGGACGGTTGGTGGGACGTCAGTCGGTGACGTCGGAGAAAGAAGGTCTCACCATGCCGCACGAACATCGCGGATGTTCTTCTCCACGGAATTTCGTTCGCCGAAGAAACACCATGGTTCGAACCATCAGGGTTTGACGCCTAGCGGGCGCCAGTATCGCTGATCAATCTCAGCCGGCTGGGCCTCGGGTCGGGCGAATCGTTCCTCCCGCACCGAGATCTCAAGATGACGGTGGAAGAGTGCGACGTAGTCGAGATCGTTCGACAGGTCTGGGGCGACCACCGGCAGTCGCTCGGCCACCTTCAGAACGGCTCCGCCCGTCGAAACCACGGGTACCACCGCCGCGTTCGGTTGGAGGCGATGAAAGAGTTCGAACTCGTCGATGATCCCACCCATGCCGCCGATAAACACCGCAGCCTTGAACTGGTGCTCGGTGAACATCCGCTCCCGCATTTCGAGGAGGCTCTTTTCTCGATCCTTCTCGACGTCGCCAGTATAGGTGACGTTTTGGAATCGCTCGTTGTCCTCGGGGAACTCGTCTTGAAAATGGCGCGACTGATATAGGCGCACCCACCGACCGTAGTCGACCCCGATGTTTTCTGCGACCACCCAAATCATAGGAGTGATAGCGGGATGGCCGCCCCAAATCAGAAGCCTCCGGCCGAGCGTCACGTGGACGAGTGCGGAGACTGCGGCGGTAATCGCGACGGTGTCGGCGGTTGCCGCGTACTCGGGGCCGCACTTCGGGTCGGGAACGCCGGCTGAGAGAAAGATCGCCTCAGTCATGCTCAACTCTCCCAAGCCGCAAGCGACCATCCGGCCTCCGAGACCTTAATGGCGCGAACAGCCCGGATGTTCTCATCCAGCCACTTCAGATGTGCGTTCCAAGCGTCGCGGATGCCGATGTGGTCGTAGACGAGCACTGGAACTTCCCGTTGGTCGGCCCGCTTCGCCTTCTCCGCGACATCGTTGAGGACCTCGGCCGTCGGCACGCCTACAACGGGATAAGCCCAGATCTTCCGGTCATCGAGCAGACGCACGGCAATGGCGCGGTGAGCTCCAATCCCTTCGACGCTGGCACCGATCTTCTCGACGTCCGCGCGCAGCTTGCCCGTAATAGACATGTAGCGAGCCGCGATGCTTCGGCTTCTCAACCGTTCCACGCCAAGCACGATCGTATCCGCTGTGGCGGCAATAATCGGACCATCGGGCCCTTCGAGTTCAGCGCTGTCCAAGTAGATCGTTTCGGCAAGATCGGTCAGTTTGCTTGGCTTGTGCTCGGGCCAGATCACCCGAAGCACTTGGATCTCCTTAGCGCGAGCGCGACCAATCTCTTGGCGCGTCCAGCGGCTGTCGAAGTAGGTCGGCGTGTCCAGCATAACCATGACGTCAGAATCGACCAGCCGATGCCAGAGGACATCCTGGAATGGATCGCCGGGCCGGATGTCGTGCGTGTCGAGGAACACGTCGAAGCCGTGGGCCGTCAGCATATCGTGCAATTGCAACGACGCAGCGCGTGACTCCACGCGTCGGTAGCTCACGAACACACGACGTTGCCGCCGGAGGAGCCCGACGCACTCAAGCATCGCCGCCGCCAGCTCGGCCATCTCAGGATCGTTATTCCGGCGGCGCAGCCCGTTCACGGCATGCAGGAAGCCCGGGACGTGAGTACTGAAATCGCCTCCGCTCCCGATTGTCGGGATGATGGGAGCGCTCGTACGCACCACCTCACTCGCTGCCTCCAAATCCGTCTGGTCGGCCCCACCGAAGTAAGCCGCCGCGAAGGCGGAGCGCTTGTCTCGTCCGGCAAGCGTATCGGCGTTGTGGACGACCACTTCCGCGCCGAGCGCGAGCCCAAAGTCCGCCACCATCTTCTTAATGGTTCCCGTGAGCACCGCCCGCTCCTGCGGCGATACTGCGCCCAAGATGGCTAGTTCATAGATACTCACGACGCGTCAACGCCCAGCGGCCTTCGCGGCTGCTTCGATCCAAGACAGCATGTTGGCATAGCCATTGTCGCGCACCCAATCGTAAGTCTTGTAGAGGGTGGACAACGGTACATCGCGCCCGTTCTGATTGATCGTCAAGTAGTCGAGCGGGTTCTTCCCCTGCACGTCCACTCCATGCTGCGGATCCTTCACGTTGTGGATGTCAATCGCAAGCAGTCCCTTACCGAGTACGTAGCTACGCTTGATCTCGTGCCGCACCCAAGGACGTTCGTAGGTCTCCGCACCGAAAAGAACCACCGTTACGGACGTCCCATTGAGTTGCTCCTCGATCCACTTCTCAATGCCGCCGGCGCGCTTCTTCACCTCCTCGAACTCAGCCTTGTCGTAGAAGGGCTGCGCCTCGCCTTCTGGACGAACGACCCACGAGTTTCGAACCTGCACGACGCGCCTCACGTCACGGTCGTAGTGGAAACTGAAAAAGACCTTTCGAGCCATATGCGCCTCCGTAGAACGCCTTAGCCTATATCAGAGCCGGCAGCGCCTGTAATCCTACAGCCGGAGCATGGACGGATAGGGACTCTGTTGAGGGTGGCGGGCTGAAGCAGAGGGGGCGAGGAGGGCCGCTGACTAGGCCGTCCGAGCCGTGTGCCGGGTCGGTGGAGTGGCCGCGCAGCCCCTTGGGGTACACGCCTGTCCAGGCCGCGCTTCCATCAGGTGCGTGGCATGGGGCCTGGACCTCCTGGGATGGGAGGGGCTCGGGGATCGCATTCACGCACGGATATTGTGGAGCCTGCGGAATCCCGGGCTGAGGAGACTTCGGCTACCGCTGCTCGAACAGCAACAGCCGCTATACCGGGGCCGCCAACCAGTCGCGGGCCCTCACGTGAATGGACAAGGCGCTGCGCTGCGCCACCTGGTGACGCGGCGACGTCACGCGCCGCCGCCCGTTTCCGCCCTCCTCCGGGCTGAAGTATCCTTCGGGGCACTGGCTCACGTCCGAAGCGCAGCGCAACCGCTCCTTCGCCGCCGGGGGAGAAGCAAGAGGATGGAGCGGATGTTCGATGTCTTCCTGTCCCACAACGGCCGCGATAAGCGAGCCGTCGAGGAACTGGCGAAGCGATTGAAGGAAGTGGCCCAACTCGAACCCTTCCTCGACAGATGGCACCTCATTCCGGGCGCACGCTGGCAAACCGAGCTGGAGCAGGCCCTGGCCGAGTGCCCCTCGGTGGCCGTCTTCCTTGGCGAGTCCGGCGTCAGCCCCTGGCAACACGAGGAGCTGCAGTTGGCCATCATCCACGCCGTTCGCACCCGGGACGAGTACCGCGTCATCCCCGTCCTCCTGCCCGGCGCCAGACCCGAGGACGTGAAGGGGTTTCTCGCCCAGCGCACCTGGGTGGACTTCCGCTCGGGCCTCGACGACGCCGACGCCTTCAACCGACTGGTGGCCGGAATCAAGGGCCAGGCGCTCGAGGGCGATGCGTACCGATTGCCAGATGAGCCCGCGCCCTACCGGGGGCTGCTGCCTTTCGGCAGGGAGCATGCGCGCTTCTTCTTCGGCCGTGACTCCGAAATCCAGACCGTGCGCGACAAGCTGACGCAGCACCCCTTCGTCGTGGTGGTGGGGGCCTCGGGCGCCGGCAAGTCCTCGCTCGTGCTGGGCGGCGTGCTGCCACGCCTGGAGGACGCCGCGACGGAGTCGGGCCGCCCCCTGCGAATCCAGGTGATGACACCTGGAGACCAGCCCCTACGAGCCCTCGCGAACCAGCTCGCCACGCTGGTGCCTCCTGAGGCCAGGCTGGTCACCGCCGATGAGCTCACCCACCGCCTCGCCACTCGGACGGAGGCCTTCCGCAACGCAGTGGACACCCTTACCGCCGAGCAGCCGGGCACCTTCCTCCTGGTGGTGGATCAGCTCGAGGAGTTGTTCACCCACTCCGCGCAGGAGGAGACCTCGAAGGACGTCGCTGCCTTCGTCTCTACCCTGCGGGAGGCCGTCGAGAAGGGTCGAGACTCCATCCGCGTCATCGCCACCCTGCGCGCGGACTTCTTCGAGCGCTGCCTCGGCCTGCCTGTGCTGCGCGCCCTCATGCAGGACCATCAGGTGCTGCTGGGCAACCTGGGGCCTGAGGCGCTGCGCGACGCCATCGTCCGCCCCGCGCAGGCCGTTGGGGCCTTCCTGGAGAAGGGCCTGGCGGGCACCATCCTCAAGGACGTGTTGCAGGCGCCGGGCACGCAGCCCTTGCTGGAGCACGCCCTCTACGAGTTGTGGCGGGCCCGCCAGGGTGCCTGGCTGACGCTGTCCGCCTATGAGACGAGCGGGGGAGTCTCGGGTGCGCTCCAGCGGCGCGCGCAGTCCTGCTATGAGGCGCTGAATCCCGAGGAGCAGGAGATTGCTCGACAGCTCTTCCTGAGACTCACCGCCCTGGGTGAAGGTACTTCCGATCCCGATACACGACGGCGCGTGGCGCGCGGCGAGCTGTACTTTCCAGGCATCGCCCCCGAGCGTGTCGAGCACGTGCTCCAGGTGCTGTCGGGGCCGGAGACACGTCTGGTCACCGCGGATGGGGACACCGTGGAGGTGGCGCACGAGGTGCTCATCCGCGAGTGGCCCACGCTGCGCGGTTGGCTCAACAAGAACCGGCGGGAGCTGCGAGTCCACCGACGCCTGACGGAGGCGGCCAACGAGTGGGAAAAGCGTCGGCGCGACCCGAGCTACCTGTACACCGGCTCACGCCTGCTGGAATCCGAGGAGCACTTCGCGAGCAGTCCCAGGCCCATGAACCAGCGTGAGCGCGACTTCTTGGAAGCGAGCCTGTCGCACCGTGACGCACAGAAACGGGAGCAGGACAGGCGCAAGCGGCAGGAAGTCCGGCTCCTGCGCCTACTGGCCGTGGTTCTGGCGGTTGCCACAGCAGGCATCTTCGCTTCCTGGCAACGGGCGCGGCAGGAGCGGGACAAAGCCCACTCGCGAGAACTGACATCGCAAGCGTTACTAAGCGTCAAGGCGTCCCCACAGCAAAGCCTCCGCCTCATTCAAGAGGCATGGAACATCGATCCAAACGCAGATATCGCAGGGGCATTGTCTGCGTGGAGTCGTGAACCAGGACTGGCCGTTTTCGACCACTCCGCATCGGTGTTTTCGGCCGCATTTAGCCCTGACGGCTCTCGCATCCTTACCGCCAGCCATGACAGGACAGTACGCATTTGGGATGCAGCTACCGGCGCCCCCCTGGTAACCCTTCCCACCTACATTGACTATCTTGACATGTTGATGGCAGCAGGTTTCAGCCCTGACGGCTCTGGCATCCTCACCGCCAGTTCGAATGGCACAGCGACTCTTTGGGATTCAACCTCTGGAGTCGCCCTCGCCACCTTCTACGGTCACTCCGACGCATTGAGGGCAATCAGCTTTAGCCCCGATGGTTCCCGAATCATTACCGCCAGTCAGGACCGCACTGCGCGTATCTGGGACGCAGCCACGGGAAGAAGAGTCGCTATTCTCCGTGGCCACTCCGACGCGGTTGTAGTGGCCGGGTTTGGCCCCGATGGCTCCCGTATCCTCACAGCCAGCTACGACGGCACTGCGCGCATCTGGGATGCGCTCAGCGGCACTCCCCTCATCACGCTCTCCGGTCACAACGGGCTAATATTCGCGGCCGACTTCAGCCCCGACGGCTCCCGTATCCTCACAGCCAGCGGTGACAAGACGGCACGCGTGTGGGATGCGGCAACCGGCAACCTCCTCGCCACGCTCCATGGTCATGAGGGAGGAGTAACGGCGGCCTCATTCAGTGCAGATGGCTCACGCGTCCTCACTGCAAGCCTTGATGGAACAGTGCGCATTTGGGATTCGTCCACCGGCACATTTCTCTCCAGTCTCCTCATTCACACAGAACGCGCCACCGTAAGGATAGTGGCAAAGTTCAGCCCCGATGGCGCCCACATCCTCACCGCCACCAGCAAGGACGGCACCGCACGCCTTTGGGACACAGTCGCTGGCAAGCCCATCTCCACCTTCTCTCAACACTCTGGGCCAATAAATGCTGCCGCATTCAGCCCTGATGGAACTCGGATCATCACTGCCAGCGAGGACGGTACCGCACGCCTCTGGGTAGCCGCGCCCGATAAAGCTTCCTGTATTCTCGATAGCCACTCCGGCGAAGTATTTTCAGCGGAGTTCAGCCCAGATGGCTCGCACGTCCTTACTGCCAGTGACGACCATGCTGCGCGCATTTGGGACGCGAACTCCTGTAAGTCACAGGCGCTCCTCACCGGTCACTCCGATATGGTGAGAACGGCCAGGTTCAGTCCCGATGGCACTCGTATCGTCACTTCCAGTAACGACAAGACAGCACGCATCTGGAGTGCATCTACCGGAAAGATCATTACAATTCTCCAAGGTCACGACGACGCGGTGTGGTCAGCCGAATTCAGTCCCGATAGCACCCGCGTCGTCACCACCAGTCATGACAGGACAGCACGAATATGGGATGCAGCCACCGGCAGACTCCTTACTCTGATAACCACACGCTCCGACCCTGATGATGCAATTTGGGTGGCCAGGTTCAATCCCGATAGCACACTCGTCATCACTGCCAGCAATGATAAGACGGCGCGCATCTGGGATGCATCCAGCGGAAAGCTTCTTGCCGTATTGTCTGGTCATTCTGGCCAAATAGGCACAGCCGAGTTCAGCCCTGACGGCGCGAGAGTCCTCACTTCCAGCAGTGGGGATGGCACGACGCGCCTTTGGGATACGGTTTCCGGCAAGCCCCTGATAATTATTTCCGGTTACCTTGGCCTGACGGGGAAGGCCTGGTTCAGTTCTGATGGCTCCCGAATTGCAGCCATCAGCACTGACGGAACGGCGCGCGTCTGGAACGCAGCTGCCGGGAGCCTCATCGCCACACTTTCCAAGCACTCCGGCCAAGTAATCACAGCCGATTTCAGTGCTGGCGGTAATCGTCTGCTGACTGGTGGCGTAGACGGAACTGCCCGCCTTTGGGATATAGCCTCCGGCAATCCCCTCGCCATACTCTCCGGTCATTCTGGATTTGTACGGGCGGCCAAGTTCAGTCCAGACGGGTCCCGAGTCCTCACCGCTGGCAGGGATGGGACGGCACGCCTTTGGTCGTGCTGGAACTGGGCACCTGTTTCGGTCCAGCTCTCGATGGCCTCTCAACTGGAGGCAGGTCGACCTCACACCTGCGATGCGATGCCAGGAGTTGTCTTAGGCCCATAGCAGTGAGGGTTGCCCACGCGCGTGTGCCAAGAGCAGCCCGGCGCTTCATCTCCGAGCCACCTCTTCTTGGTTGCAGCCCCCCGCGACGCCCGGTCGCCTACTTCGGGGGACTTAGCACTACTGCATCAGGGGCCCGCGGGATGAACGGGGAGACCGGGCAGGCTGCGTGAGGCGCGTCGGTAGTTGGAGCGGTGGCAGGTGGGACAGCGAGGCAGCCAGGTGGCAATCACGCGCGCCATGGCGAGCCGTACGGTGATGAAGCTGTCGTGGAAGTGGCGCTCAGGCCGGGAGCGGCTGCGTGTGGGCTTCAACCGCCCCTCGGGCCGAGGGCAGGCCTGATGCGTTCTCGGGTGTCAGCGATTTCATGAGGCGACCTCGTGAGAGAGAGGCGCGGTGCGGCAAGGCTTCGCCGTTCGGCCGGGGCGCCGTGCACCTCGAGGGCTGTGGCGGCCAGCAGCGGAGGGAGGGCCGGCGAGCCCTCATGCAGCTGGGAGGCACGCCTCCTGCGGCCTTCGTCCATGGACGAGGCTGTCGCGAAGCAGTTCGCACGCGCGTGCCCACTCAACGAGGTGGCGGCCTTCCGGAGACAGACGCGCTCTGAAGCAGGCCAGCAGGTTGAGGGCCAACGCCCGCAGCCAGGCCACCACCTCCAGGGCCGTGCGCGTCGGGCGGCAGGGCTGACGCGCGTCCTCGCCCAGAACGACGTCGAGAGTCCAGTTGTGTCGGTTCTCGATGCCCCAGTGCACCCGCACCAGCCGCAGCAGTTGGTGGAAGTTGAAGACGGTGGTGTCCAGCGAGGTGACGAAGTAACGGTAGTCCTCTTCGAGGAGGTTGTCGTCGTCATCCCAGTGCTGCTGACGCACCAGCAGCAACAGGCGCGCTCCGGGGAAGTCCACCTCGTCGGGCGCCAGCGCGTGCGTCCACAGCTCGCGCACCACCGTCTTGCCATGCGCCCGTTCCTCGGTGCGCGAGCGGGCCGGGCACTGCTTGGAGGCGATGGCCCGCATGGCGTACTCGTGAAGGGTGGGCTGGTTGCCCTTCAGCCCGAAGCAGTAGTGCTTATCCGCCTCTCGCACCAGGGCCGCATTCCGCGCGGACGTCAGCCCCGCGTCGGCCGTCACCACCCCGAAGTGCTCGCCATACGCCTCTACCACGCGGGGCAGCAACTGGCGGAAGGCCGGAGACTCTCCCTCCTTGGCGCCGAGGAATTCCAGGTCCAGGCAGGGCGCCGCCAGCGCGCTGGTGAGCACCGCCCGCAGCGCGCCCAGCCTCCAGAGTTCGCGGCCCTCCTCGTCGTTGGCGACGGCCTCCAGCGCCTCCACCTCCCCCTGGTGCGTCGTCCACAGGCTCTTGCCATCCACGCTCACCACGCCCAGGGGAAAAGGCAGGCGTGGCGTGTTCGGGTCCTCCAGCACTTGCACCGCCTGGGCCTTCAGCGTCTCGCGCAGGCCGTCCGACGACTGCTGCTCCAGCAGGCGCCAGAGCGTCGAGCCCACCACTGAGTGCGGCAGCCCCAGTCGCTTTCTCGTCCGGGCCCCCACGTCCCGGGCCAGTTGCCCGGCCTGCTTCAGCCCCTTCTTGCCCACCGCGAAGGCCGCCACCACCAGCCCCAGTAGGCCCAGGTGCCCATGACGCGTGCCCCGGGCCTCGCGCGGGTCCTTCACCCGTTCACTCCAGGGCAGGTGCGCCTGCCGCAGCACACGCCGCTGTTGTCCTCGAAGTCCACCCATGCTCGACTCCTTGGGGCCCTTGTCCGCCTTTGACCGCAGAGAGGGGCTCCTGGGGGGATGGGGCTCGCCGGCCTCATCCCTCCGCTTTTTTGACCGCGGAGCGAAGTTTCGCGTACATCCCACCCGCCAGGGTGGCGATCATCTGGAGCACCCGTTGGGTGGTGCACGAATCCGGTCTCGCCCGTACGCGCCCAACCCCGCGACCTCACGCCCCTTCTTCAAATCCTCGCCCGCGAGAACGCATCAGGCCTGGGGGCCCGGGGCGCCCACCTCTCCCTGAAACCCCTGCGCGCCGCGGGGACCCGGCTCCCCCTGCGGGCCCTGTGGACCGGACTCTCCCTGGGGGCCTGGCGGGCCTTCCCGCTGGCTGCAGCCTGCGGGCCCGATACACAGCAGAAGCCGGAGACCTGCTACCTGAACTGGAATACGCATGTGCCTCCCATGGGTGTGCGCGGCAAACTCAGTCACGGCAAGGAATTGCAAACGGAATGCAATCCGACACAAGGGCATGGGGGCAGGGGATCCACGCAACTCAAGAGGAGCACTCACCGTGCTGGGGCCCTGCCGCGGTGCGCCCCATGTCAGACCCGCCCGGTAGACAGGTTCGGGTGGAAGGAACGTTCGTTCCGCCGCACCCCCTCTCCCGAGGGGTAGCGCGAAGCGGAAGGACGTCTCGTTCGCGGCAGCCAGTCGCCCGAGGGGCGGGGAGGGGATGGGGTTATGGAGTTGCTGGAGATGTTTCACGCGATGGCCTTGCGCTATGCGGCGGGACTGCTGGCGCGGCGTGGGTACGACAACGCGCAGGCCTCGGAGCTGGCCCAGGCCATGCACATGTCGGTGGGCGCGATGTACCGGCGCTATGGCAGCAAGCTGGGGCTGGCCCTGGCGGTGCGCGAGTACACCGAGAAGACGCTCTGCTATCAGGCGGAGGTCGCGTTCCTGTTGAGCCACGGCAAGCCGGGCGTGGACTTCGCCCAGGCGTTCCTCGACTTCTGGTGGGAGCTGGCCTGGTGGGCGCTGGCGCAGCCGGACTTCTTCAACTTCACCTTC
This is a stretch of genomic DNA from Pyxidicoccus trucidator. It encodes these proteins:
- a CDS encoding TIR domain-containing protein encodes the protein MPQSIFLSYVYEDHNHRDDVIRWCQGGRLGSNMVTVTESEDVRHLGQTAIENHLKPKIRGASIVLCLVGQNTHNHDWVRYELAVATSLNKRVFLARIPGTTGAPPQGFGQLLPIPLNPEAIAKALA
- a CDS encoding IS630 family transposase, translated to MPELDAQYAERMENVLELYQRPLCPTEPVICFDERPVQLLEWVRPASPACPGREARRDYAYFRCGTANLFCAVEPKAGWHFVKATPNRKSPAFAEALQDIANRYPDADTIHLVMDNLSTHSRRALEVRYGVRAGRRLWRRFTVHYTPVHGSWLNQAEVEISLLSRQCLGKRRIPTLDKLRRETGAWARWANRQRVRIRWLFTVPKARAKFRYCPPDFTRSKD
- a CDS encoding helix-turn-helix domain-containing protein, with amino-acid sequence MRAHTRSRGLKLKQADRAALQALTHRGRESVRVLRRARMLQLLSEGWTVVGAAEAVGVTETTVRTVRRLYREAGLAAALRERPRPGAARRLTETQASEVVAMVCAPPPEGRARWTVRLIAHEAVRRGIVPEVGRETVRELLLRHDLMPWREKNVVRARAGRPVRRAHGERAGAVPAAALSY
- a CDS encoding toll/interleukin-1 receptor domain-containing protein translates to MSIYELAILGAVSPQERAVLTGTIKKMVADFGLALGAEVVVHNADTLAGRDKRSAFAAAYFGGADQTDLEAASEVVRTSAPIIPTIGSGGDFSTHVPGFLHAVNGLRRRNNDPEMAELAAAMLECVGLLRRQRRVFVSYRRVESRAASLQLHDMLTAHGFDVFLDTHDIRPGDPFQDVLWHRLVDSDVMVMLDTPTYFDSRWTRQEIGRARAKEIQVLRVIWPEHKPSKLTDLAETIYLDSAELEGPDGPIIAATADTIVLGVERLRSRSIAARYMSITGKLRADVEKIGASVEGIGAHRAIAVRLLDDRKIWAYPVVGVPTAEVLNDVAEKAKRADQREVPVLVYDHIGIRDAWNAHLKWLDENIRAVRAIKVSEAGWSLAAWES
- a CDS encoding TIR domain-containing protein: MARKVFFSFHYDRDVRRVVQVRNSWVVRPEGEAQPFYDKAEFEEVKKRAGGIEKWIEEQLNGTSVTVVLFGAETYERPWVRHEIKRSYVLGKGLLAIDIHNVKDPQHGVDVQGKNPLDYLTINQNGRDVPLSTLYKTYDWVRDNGYANMLSWIEAAAKAAGR
- a CDS encoding TIR domain-containing protein; its protein translation is MFDVFLSHNGRDKRAVEELAKRLKEVAQLEPFLDRWHLIPGARWQTELEQALAECPSVAVFLGESGVSPWQHEELQLAIIHAVRTRDEYRVIPVLLPGARPEDVKGFLAQRTWVDFRSGLDDADAFNRLVAGIKGQALEGDAYRLPDEPAPYRGLLPFGREHARFFFGRDSEIQTVRDKLTQHPFVVVVGASGAGKSSLVLGGVLPRLEDAATESGRPLRIQVMTPGDQPLRALANQLATLVPPEARLVTADELTHRLATRTEAFRNAVDTLTAEQPGTFLLVVDQLEELFTHSAQEETSKDVAAFVSTLREAVEKGRDSIRVIATLRADFFERCLGLPVLRALMQDHQVLLGNLGPEALRDAIVRPAQAVGAFLEKGLAGTILKDVLQAPGTQPLLEHALYELWRARQGAWLTLSAYETSGGVSGALQRRAQSCYEALNPEEQEIARQLFLRLTALGEGTSDPDTRRRVARGELYFPGIAPERVEHVLQVLSGPETRLVTADGDTVEVAHEVLIREWPTLRGWLNKNRRELRVHRRLTEAANEWEKRRRDPSYLYTGSRLLESEEHFASSPRPMNQRERDFLEASLSHRDAQKREQDRRKRQEVRLLRLLAVVLAVATAGIFASWQRARQERDKAHSRELTSQALLSVKASPQQSLRLIQEAWNIDPNADIAGALSAWSREPGLAVFDHSASVFSAAFSPDGSRILTASHDRTVRIWDAATGAPLVTLPTYIDYLDMLMAAGFSPDGSGILTASSNGTATLWDSTSGVALATFYGHSDALRAISFSPDGSRIITASQDRTARIWDAATGRRVAILRGHSDAVVVAGFGPDGSRILTASYDGTARIWDALSGTPLITLSGHNGLIFAADFSPDGSRILTASGDKTARVWDAATGNLLATLHGHEGGVTAASFSADGSRVLTASLDGTVRIWDSSTGTFLSSLLIHTERATVRIVAKFSPDGAHILTATSKDGTARLWDTVAGKPISTFSQHSGPINAAAFSPDGTRIITASEDGTARLWVAAPDKASCILDSHSGEVFSAEFSPDGSHVLTASDDHAARIWDANSCKSQALLTGHSDMVRTARFSPDGTRIVTSSNDKTARIWSASTGKIITILQGHDDAVWSAEFSPDSTRVVTTSHDRTARIWDAATGRLLTLITTRSDPDDAIWVARFNPDSTLVITASNDKTARIWDASSGKLLAVLSGHSGQIGTAEFSPDGARVLTSSSGDGTTRLWDTVSGKPLIIISGYLGLTGKAWFSSDGSRIAAISTDGTARVWNAAAGSLIATLSKHSGQVITADFSAGGNRLLTGGVDGTARLWDIASGNPLAILSGHSGFVRAAKFSPDGSRVLTAGRDGTARLWSCWNWAPVSVQLSMASQLEAGRPHTCDAMPGVVLGP